In endosymbiont of unidentified scaly snail isolate Monju, the following are encoded in one genomic region:
- the carB gene encoding carbamoyl-phosphate synthase large subunit, with protein MPKRTDIESILIIGAGPIVIGQACEFDYSGAQACKALAEEGYRVILVNSNPATIMTDPEMADAVYIEPINWRTVARIIEKERPDALLPTMGGQTALNCALDLEREGVLEQFGVEMIGASREAIDKAEDRDLFRKAMQKIGLDMPRSAIAHSLEEAFQVQAQIGFPTIIRPSFTMGGSGGGIAYNREEFEEICTRGLDLSPTRELLIEESIAGWKEFEMEVVRDRKDNCIIVCSIENLDPMGVHTGDSITVAPAQTLTDKEYQIMRDASLAVLREIGVDTGGSNVQFAINPENGRMIIIEMNPRVSRSSALASKATGFPIAKVAAKLAVGYTLDELRNEITGGVTPASFEPAIDYVVTKVPRFAFEKFPEADPRLTTQMKSVGEVMAIGRTFQESLQKALRGLETDRHGLDPVVDLSADGALELVRNEIGQPSAERLWYVADAFRAGMTLDEVFEITRIDRWFLVQIEDLVSEEARVRHQGLEVLDAERLRTLKRKGFSDRRLADLLGVAEAEIRQRRQALGVRPVYKRVDTCAAEFASSTAYMYSTYEEECEADPSDRRKIMVLGGGPNRIGQGIEFDYCCVHAAFAMREDGYETIMVNCNPETVSTDYDTSDRLYFEPLTLEDVLEIIEKEKPTGIIVQYGGQTPLKLAEDLAAAGAPIIGTSPNSIDLAEDRERFQHLVEELGLKQPPNRTATDPEQAIALAEEIGFPLVVRPSYVLGGRAMEIVHDVEDLKRYMREAVRVSNDSPVLLDRFLDDAIEVDIDAICDGTDVLIGGIMEHIEQAGVHSGDSACSLPPYTLSQAVQDRMREQIRALAHGLKVVGLMNTQFAIQGDDIYLLEVNPRASRTVPFVSKATGRPLAKIAARCMAGISLAEQGQTEEIVPHHYYVKEAVFPFIKFPGVDTILGPEMKSTGEVMGVGATFGEAFAKSLEGGSMRLPRSGKVLISVREADRARAVRVAADLAELGFELYATRGTGKAIQDAGTPCVLVNKVAEGRPHIVDMIKNDEFDLIINTTEGKQAIIDSRSIRAAALQHKVSYTTTIAGAEAVVLALRQPDELIVRSLRELQS; from the coding sequence ATGCCGAAACGCACAGACATCGAAAGCATCCTCATCATCGGCGCCGGCCCCATCGTCATTGGTCAGGCCTGCGAGTTCGACTATTCCGGTGCCCAGGCCTGCAAGGCGCTGGCCGAGGAGGGCTACCGGGTCATTCTGGTCAACTCCAACCCGGCCACCATCATGACCGACCCGGAGATGGCCGACGCGGTCTACATCGAGCCGATCAACTGGCGCACCGTGGCGCGCATCATCGAGAAGGAGCGGCCCGACGCCCTGCTGCCGACCATGGGCGGGCAGACTGCGCTCAACTGCGCGCTCGACCTGGAGCGCGAGGGGGTGCTCGAGCAGTTCGGCGTGGAGATGATCGGCGCCTCGCGCGAGGCCATCGACAAAGCCGAGGACCGCGACCTGTTCCGCAAGGCGATGCAGAAGATCGGCCTCGACATGCCGCGTTCGGCGATCGCCCACTCGCTCGAAGAGGCCTTCCAGGTGCAGGCGCAGATCGGCTTTCCCACCATCATCCGCCCGTCCTTCACCATGGGCGGCTCGGGTGGTGGCATCGCCTACAACCGCGAGGAGTTCGAGGAGATCTGCACCCGCGGCCTGGACCTCTCGCCCACCCGCGAGCTGCTGATCGAAGAGTCCATCGCGGGCTGGAAGGAGTTCGAGATGGAGGTGGTGCGCGACCGCAAGGACAACTGCATCATTGTCTGCTCCATCGAGAACCTCGATCCGATGGGCGTGCATACCGGCGACTCCATCACCGTGGCGCCGGCGCAGACGCTCACCGACAAGGAATACCAGATCATGCGCGACGCCTCGCTGGCGGTGCTGCGCGAGATCGGGGTGGACACCGGCGGCTCCAACGTGCAGTTCGCCATCAACCCCGAGAACGGGCGCATGATCATCATCGAGATGAACCCGCGGGTGTCGCGCTCCTCGGCGCTGGCCTCCAAGGCCACTGGCTTCCCCATCGCCAAGGTGGCGGCCAAACTGGCGGTGGGCTACACCCTCGACGAGCTGCGCAACGAGATCACCGGCGGCGTTACCCCGGCCTCGTTCGAGCCGGCCATCGACTACGTGGTCACCAAGGTGCCGCGCTTCGCCTTCGAGAAGTTTCCCGAGGCCGATCCGCGCCTGACCACGCAGATGAAGTCGGTCGGCGAGGTGATGGCCATCGGCCGCACCTTCCAGGAATCGCTGCAGAAGGCGCTGCGCGGACTGGAAACCGACAGGCATGGCCTGGATCCTGTCGTCGACCTGTCCGCCGATGGCGCGCTGGAGCTGGTCCGCAACGAGATCGGTCAGCCCAGTGCCGAGCGTCTGTGGTACGTGGCCGACGCCTTCCGCGCCGGCATGACCCTCGACGAGGTGTTCGAGATCACGCGCATCGACCGCTGGTTCCTGGTGCAGATCGAGGACCTGGTCTCCGAGGAGGCCAGGGTGCGGCACCAGGGGCTCGAGGTGCTCGACGCCGAGCGTCTGCGCACGCTCAAGCGCAAGGGCTTCTCCGATCGCCGCCTGGCCGACCTGCTGGGCGTGGCCGAGGCCGAGATCCGGCAGCGCCGGCAGGCGCTGGGCGTGCGCCCGGTATACAAGCGGGTGGACACCTGCGCCGCCGAGTTCGCTTCCAGTACGGCCTATATGTATTCCACCTACGAGGAGGAGTGCGAGGCGGATCCCTCGGATCGGCGGAAGATCATGGTGCTCGGTGGTGGGCCCAATCGCATCGGCCAGGGGATCGAGTTCGACTACTGCTGCGTGCATGCTGCCTTCGCGATGCGCGAGGATGGTTACGAGACCATCATGGTCAACTGCAACCCGGAGACGGTGTCCACCGACTACGACACCTCCGACCGGCTGTATTTCGAGCCGCTCACCCTCGAGGACGTGCTCGAGATCATCGAAAAGGAGAAGCCCACCGGCATCATCGTGCAGTACGGTGGCCAGACACCGCTCAAGCTGGCCGAGGACCTGGCTGCCGCCGGTGCACCGATTATCGGCACCTCGCCCAATTCCATCGACCTGGCCGAGGACCGCGAGCGCTTCCAGCATCTGGTCGAGGAACTGGGTCTGAAGCAGCCGCCCAACCGCACCGCCACCGACCCCGAGCAGGCCATCGCCCTGGCCGAGGAGATCGGCTTCCCGCTGGTGGTGCGGCCGTCCTACGTGCTCGGTGGCCGCGCCATGGAGATCGTGCACGACGTCGAGGATCTCAAGCGCTACATGCGCGAGGCGGTACGCGTGTCCAACGACTCGCCGGTGCTGCTCGATCGCTTCCTCGACGATGCCATCGAGGTGGACATCGACGCCATCTGCGACGGCACCGACGTGCTCATTGGCGGCATCATGGAACACATCGAGCAGGCGGGAGTGCACTCTGGCGACTCGGCCTGCTCGCTGCCGCCCTACACCCTGAGCCAGGCTGTGCAGGACCGCATGCGCGAACAGATCCGCGCCCTGGCGCACGGGCTCAAGGTGGTCGGCCTGATGAACACCCAGTTCGCCATCCAGGGCGATGACATCTACCTGCTCGAGGTCAACCCGCGCGCCTCGCGTACCGTGCCCTTCGTGTCCAAGGCCACTGGCCGGCCGCTGGCCAAGATCGCGGCGCGCTGCATGGCCGGTATCTCTCTGGCCGAGCAGGGGCAGACCGAGGAGATCGTGCCGCACCATTACTATGTAAAGGAAGCGGTCTTCCCCTTCATCAAGTTTCCCGGGGTGGACACCATTCTTGGCCCCGAGATGAAATCCACCGGTGAGGTGATGGGCGTGGGGGCCACCTTCGGCGAGGCCTTCGCCAAGTCGCTCGAGGGTGGCAGCATGCGCCTGCCGCGCTCCGGCAAGGTGCTCATCTCGGTGCGCGAGGCCGACCGCGCACGCGCGGTGCGCGTGGCTGCCGACCTGGCCGAACTGGGTTTCGAGCTGTATGCCACGCGCGGTACCGGCAAGGCCATCCAGGACGCGGGCACGCCGTGTGTCCTGGTCAACAAGGTGGCCGAGGGGCGGCCGCACATCGTGGACATGATCAAGAACGACGAGTTCGACCTGATCATCAACACCACCGAGGGCAAGCAGGCTATCATCGATTCGCGGTCCATCCGTGCCGCGGCCCTGCAGCACAAGGTGAGCTATACCACCACCATCGCCGGCGCCGAGGCGGTGGTGCTGGCCCTGCGCCAGCCCGATGAACTGATCGTGCGCAGTCTGCGTGAACTACAGAGCTGA
- the carA gene encoding glutamine-hydrolyzing carbamoyl-phosphate synthase small subunit, which produces MTRPAILVLEDGSVFRGQSIGADGQTVGEVVFNTAMTGYQEILTDPSYSRQIVTLTYPHIGNVGVNHEDEESSRIHVAGLVIRDLPLLMSNFRAEQRLDDYLAEQGIVAIADIDTRRLTRILREKGAQAGCIIAGEAPSEDEALAAARAFPGLKGMDLAKEVTTGTPYEWAQGTWTLEGGLPEAPHPVEEKLPRHVVAWDYGIKRNILRMLVDRGCRVTVVPAQTPASEVLAMQPDGVFLSNGPGDPEPCTYAIEAIREVLDAGVPTFGICLGHQLLALASGARTVKMKFGHHGANHPVQDLDTGRVMISSQNHGFAVDEESLPDNLKATHKSLFDGSLQGIHRTDVPAFGFQGHPEASPGPHDVAPVFDHFIELMDAGK; this is translated from the coding sequence ATGACCAGACCGGCAATCCTTGTTCTCGAAGACGGCAGTGTGTTCCGCGGCCAGTCCATCGGCGCCGACGGCCAGACGGTAGGCGAGGTGGTGTTCAACACCGCGATGACGGGTTACCAGGAGATTCTCACCGACCCCTCCTATTCGCGGCAGATCGTGACCCTGACCTATCCGCACATCGGCAACGTAGGGGTCAATCACGAGGACGAGGAGTCCTCGCGTATCCATGTCGCCGGACTGGTGATCCGCGACCTGCCGCTGCTGATGAGCAACTTCCGCGCCGAGCAGCGGCTGGATGACTACCTGGCGGAGCAGGGCATCGTTGCCATTGCCGATATCGACACCCGCCGCCTGACCCGCATCCTGCGCGAGAAGGGCGCCCAGGCCGGCTGCATCATCGCGGGCGAGGCGCCGTCCGAAGACGAGGCCCTGGCCGCGGCACGGGCTTTCCCGGGGCTCAAGGGCATGGATCTGGCGAAGGAGGTCACCACCGGCACGCCTTATGAGTGGGCACAGGGGACCTGGACGCTCGAGGGCGGCCTGCCCGAGGCGCCCCACCCGGTCGAAGAGAAGCTGCCGCGGCACGTGGTGGCCTGGGACTACGGCATCAAGCGCAACATTCTGCGCATGCTGGTCGATCGGGGCTGTCGGGTGACCGTGGTGCCGGCGCAGACGCCGGCATCGGAGGTGCTGGCCATGCAGCCCGACGGGGTCTTCCTGTCCAATGGTCCGGGTGACCCCGAGCCCTGTACCTACGCCATCGAGGCGATCCGCGAGGTGCTGGATGCCGGGGTGCCCACCTTCGGCATCTGCCTGGGGCACCAGCTGCTGGCGCTGGCCAGCGGGGCACGCACGGTAAAGATGAAATTCGGCCACCACGGCGCCAACCACCCGGTGCAGGATCTCGACACCGGTCGGGTGATGATCTCCAGCCAGAACCACGGTTTCGCGGTGGACGAGGAGAGCCTGCCGGACAACCTGAAGGCCACCCACAAGTCGCTGTTCGATGGTTCCCTGCAGGGCATCCACCGCACCGACGTGCCGGCCTTCGGCTTCCAGGGACACCCTGAGGCCAGCCCCGGCCCGCACGACGTGGCGCCGGTGTTCGACCACTTCATCGAGCTCATGGATGCGGGGAAGTGA
- the trxC gene encoding thioredoxin TrxC, with protein sequence MSDAMHIVCPNCGGVNRVPAERLGQNPKCGKCKQPLFQAKAWPVDGQMFERQLTRSDIPLLVDFWAPWCGPCRMMGPAFEQAAARLEPQVRLLKVNTEEEQAVAAQFGIRSIPTMILFAGGREIDRMSGALDARGIVDWTRQALART encoded by the coding sequence ATGTCCGACGCCATGCATATCGTCTGCCCCAACTGCGGCGGGGTCAACCGTGTGCCAGCCGAACGGCTGGGGCAAAATCCCAAGTGCGGCAAGTGCAAGCAGCCGCTGTTCCAGGCCAAGGCCTGGCCGGTGGATGGTCAGATGTTCGAAAGGCAACTGACGCGCAGCGACATTCCCTTGCTGGTGGATTTCTGGGCGCCCTGGTGCGGCCCCTGCCGCATGATGGGCCCGGCCTTCGAGCAGGCGGCAGCGCGCCTGGAGCCGCAGGTGCGTCTGTTGAAGGTGAATACCGAGGAGGAACAGGCGGTGGCGGCGCAGTTCGGTATCCGTTCCATCCCGACCATGATCCTGTTCGCGGGAGGCCGTGAGATCGATCGTATGTCAGGAGCGCTGGATGCGAGAGGCATCGTGGACTGGACGCGGCAGGCATTGGCCCGGACCTGA
- the trxA gene encoding thioredoxin gives MSDSPYIQEVTAENFEQVVIHGSMERPVLVDFWASWCQPCQMLMPVLAKLAEEYQGRFILAKVNTEEQQAVAAQFGIRSIPDVRLFHGGREVDGFTGALPESAIREFLDKHIPRESDSTVEQAMQALAAGDTASAITALEAAAAADPDNPRIPVALAQTHMTAGDWEAAKAALDRLPASEQDQPEVTRLLGQLHFASEAPPVQDLPELETRLAADENDSEARYRLAMGLVLQQRFEQAIEHLLTLMRKDRQYGDDAARKALLRLFDMLGDDPLAQDGRRRLFNLMH, from the coding sequence ATGAGCGATTCGCCCTACATCCAAGAAGTCACTGCTGAAAATTTCGAACAGGTCGTCATCCACGGTTCGATGGAGCGCCCCGTGCTGGTGGACTTCTGGGCCAGCTGGTGCCAGCCCTGCCAGATGCTGATGCCGGTGCTGGCCAAACTGGCCGAGGAATACCAGGGCCGCTTCATCCTGGCCAAGGTCAACACCGAGGAACAGCAGGCCGTGGCGGCACAGTTCGGTATCCGCTCCATCCCCGACGTACGCCTGTTTCACGGTGGCCGAGAGGTGGACGGCTTCACCGGCGCCCTGCCCGAGTCGGCCATTCGCGAGTTTCTGGACAAGCACATCCCGCGCGAATCCGACAGCACCGTGGAACAGGCCATGCAGGCTCTGGCCGCGGGGGACACTGCCAGCGCCATCACGGCCCTCGAGGCGGCGGCCGCGGCCGATCCCGACAACCCGCGCATCCCGGTGGCGCTGGCCCAGACGCACATGACAGCCGGCGACTGGGAAGCGGCAAAGGCCGCGCTCGACCGCCTGCCCGCCAGCGAGCAGGACCAGCCTGAGGTTACCCGGCTGCTCGGCCAGCTGCACTTTGCCAGCGAGGCACCACCGGTGCAGGATCTGCCGGAGCTGGAGACACGCCTTGCGGCCGACGAGAACGACAGCGAGGCCCGCTACCGCCTGGCCATGGGCCTGGTACTGCAACAGCGGTTCGAGCAGGCCATCGAGCACCTGCTCACCCTGATGCGCAAGGACCGCCAGTATGGCGACGACGCCGCGCGCAAGGCTCTGCTCAGGCTGTTCGACATGCTGGG